Below is a window of Rattus rattus isolate New Zealand chromosome X, Rrattus_CSIRO_v1, whole genome shotgun sequence DNA.
GCTGAGATTCATGGAAgcaagggagaaaagaggaaattatCTCTGACCAGGATAACTGGTAAGAGGGAGGGACGTGCCTGCTATGTCTCTAATGTGGGTTAGTGGAGACCAGTATGCATTCCAAAAGAGACAGTCAGGAGGGGCTTCTTATTCTGTTTTACGGCCATTTTTCTCACTATTCCTGATATTTACCCCAAACCTTTACCTTGATTCTGGTCTATGGAAAAGAGTATTATAGCACCTAAGGAAATTGGACAAATTGAAAGGATAAATTGCTGATAATATGACTGCTCCATCAAGAACAaactcctctctgtgtctccctttgTCTTCATTTCTCTAGGTCTAAAGGTCTCATGACTCTATACTTCAGAGTGCGTCACCAAGCAAAAGAAGGATAGAAGTGGCAACTTCGTTCATTCCAGGTTTGTATGAGCGGGGACctgtaataataatgataaccaTTATTACATAGGAGATCCCTTACAAATCTAGTCCTGAGACTTTCTGTCCCTCGTCCACTCACTATTAGCCCTCCTGCCATCCTTGACTCAATTCATTTGGCATATGAAAATGGCTGGGCATTGGGGAGCgtaggaagaaatgaaataagGGGTGAAAATTTTGCCAACCATCCTCTTCTAACAAGTTCATTCCTACCCTTTCCGGTTCCTGTTTATATCTATTTGAATAATGCCGGAGAGTTAGAAGAGACGGttaaattcatttcttcttccacTTCTGGTCTCTACTTCCAGGGGCAGCTCTGCTGGCCTTTAAGTGATTAAAGCACCATTGCCCAGACACACCATCCTCTTTCCCTAGCCCTAGTGAGCCCTCTATACATTGTCCGTGCCTTTCAGCAGGGGAGATTATGGGCGTGTTCAGGATGTGGGCTGGGCCACTGCAGGACTGGTGATCTGGGCTGGTACCTGCTACTGCATTTACAGATTAACCAAGGGAAGAACACAGAGTGTGAGCGGACTTGCCAGAAATGGGTCCAGAATCGAGACGGAGACTATGGTTGGGGAACAGAACCAGACCTTGGCCACAAGTGAAGCCATGGCTGGAAGAGAGGCTGAGACTAGAATCAAGACTGAACCAGAATCTGGAGAAGGAGGTGAGCCTGTGGCTGAAGTAGACTTCAAGGTCCCTGTTCTAGTTAGACCCAGTGACAATTGTCAGGCCAAGACAATGCTTGAGGAAGAGATAGAGACCCAGTCTGAGACCAGTTCATTGGTGGAAACTGTGGTCATGGCAGAGGCAGTGACTTTGACTGAATCCACATCCCAAGCCAAGGAAGTAACCATGAAAGAGGCAGTTACACAAACTGATGCCGAGGCTGAGGCAGTAGGCAAGAAAGAGGCAGTGACTCAGACCAAAGCTAAAGCTTGGGCAATGGCTGGCAGGGCAGAGGTCAAGAAAGAAGCGATGACCCAGACCAAAGCAGAAGCTCATACATTGgatgaaaaagagacagagattaACAGAGTGACAGTGACACAGAGTGAGGTCTTGGCAGTGACCAAGGAAGTAGTCAAGATTGGAAGCATGAATGAGACTGGAATTGTGGCTGAAGCCACGATGAGGTCCCTGGACGAGACTGTGGCTGTGCCTAGGACTCAAGCTGAGGCTAGGCTTGATGCCACAGTTGCTACTAAGGAGAATCCTAATGATTTGTCTGTTGTAGTGGCTGGAGTGGCCATGAAGTCCTATGCACAGTCTCAGGCTGTGACCATAGTCAAAAGTGATGATATGGCTGGTGCCAAGACTGACAGCCAGGAGGATCTCAGAAACATGCCTAAGGCAGGGTCTGGAGTAGATATGAAGGCTTCTGGTCAGCCTCATACTGCTGCCAACATTCTGACTGAAGCTGTGCCAGGGGCAAAGAATGATGCTTGGGACAATGCAAATGACATttgtgaagcagagacagatatAAGAACTTGTATAATACAACCTGAGACTGTGGCCaagacagaggctgaggcaacGTCTGGTGCCATGATGGACGGTGGGGAAGCTGCCAGTGTTAAGGCAATGACTGATGCTGACGTAACACATACTCAGCCTCAAACTGTAACCAGTGATCAGACTGAAGCCATGCCTGATGCCAAGGTTAAGGGTAGAGGTAATGCCAGTGCACTGGCTAAAGCAGGGGCCAAGGCAAACACCAAAACCAATTTGCAGACTGATGCCTTGTCTGATCCCGGGGATAAAAACCGAAGTGATAACAATGTCATGGCTAAGGCAGAGACTGGTATAGACATGGTTTCCCCTACCCAGACTGAGCCTGTAGCCAATGTCCAGGGTGATGACTTGCCAGATGGCAAAATCAAGGCTAAGGACAATGCCAATACCACATCTAAGGAAGGAGCTCAGGCTACGGCCCAGAGCCAGGGTGAAGCCTTACCTAATACTAAAGGTAAGGCTAGAGGTAAAGCCAAAGCCAAGTGTAAGGCAGCAGCTGCGACGGACACGAAAACGTGTGCACAGCCTCAGGCTGGGACCAAAGCTGAGGCCTTGTCTGATTCCAAGGTTGATAGCAAAAGTGACTCTAATGCTGTTTCTAAAGCAGGGGCAAAGGCAGACCAGAAAGCCTGTGGTCAGCCACAGCCTGTGGTCAATTGCCAGAATGAGGTCTTGCCTGGTACTAAGAATAAGGTCAAGGGCAATCCGAATCCTATGCCTAAGACAGAGGCTGGGACAGCTCCAACAAGCTCTGCCCAGACTAATGTTGTGAGCAATTCCCAAGGTGAGACCACCCCTGGAGCCAAGAATAAGGCCAAGGGTAATCGGAATTCTGTGCCTAAAGCAGGGGCTGGGCCAGATACAACGGTTCTGCCCAGTCCCAGACTGTAGCCAGTTCCCACAGTGAGGCCTTACCCGGTGCCAAGAATAAAGTTAAGAGCAATCCCAATGTGCCTAAGGCAGAGGCTGGGGTCGGCGCCTGTCCCCAGTCTGTGGCTGCTTCCCAGGGTATTGCCTTGACTGGTACCAAGACTAAGGTCAAGGGCAATTCTAATGCTGTGTCTAAACAAGATACTGGGGCAGGTACAATGGGCTCTGTCCATGCCAAGGCTGTGGCAAATTCCCAGGGTGAGACCTTACCTGGTTCCAAGAATAAGGTCAAGGGTAATTCCAATGCTGTGCCTAAGGCAGAAGCTGGGGCAGGTACAACAGACTGTATTCAGCCCCAGGCTGAGGCCTCGCTTGGTGCCAGAAATAAGGCTAGGGGTAATTCCAGTTCTGTGCCTAAGGCAGAGTCTGGGGCGAGTACAATACTGGCTTTGGCTTCTTCCCAGGCAGAGGCCTTGCTTGGTGCCAGAAATAAGGTCAGGGGTAGTTCCAATGCTACACCTAAGGCAGAGGCTGGGGTAGGTTCAAGGGGCTCTGCCCAGTCCCAGGCTGTGGTCAGTTCACAGAATGAAACCTTGCTTGGTGCCAGGAATAAGATTAGGTCCAATGCTGGTACTAAATCAGGAGCAAGAACAGGTACAAGGAGCTCTGCTCAGCCCCAGGCTGTAGTCAGTTCTCAGAATGAAGCTTTGCTTGGGGCAAGGGATAAAGGTCTGTCCAGCTCGCAGGTAGAAGCCACTGCAGACAATAGGATCTACGCAAAGCCCATGGTAGCGGCTGTGCCCACTTCTGAAATGGTGACTGTGGCAGGTACCCAGCCTAACATTCATGATTACTACTGGAATGGGATTGGTGTTGAGGATTGGATTGCTGCTGAGCGGTGGATCAAATTTAGGTTTCAGACTATAGATGGAGACTGGGGAGAATAGTGTATCCTGGACTGAGGGATGACAGTGGAGCCAGTATTGGGCCCTGGAGTGGGGCTAATGACAAGGCTGGCATTGTGAGCTCCTGGGCTGTGGCTTGTGATGACACTAGCATTAAGTCCTGGACTGGGGCTAGGACGGAGAATGAGGTTGCTCTTGGGTCCTGGGTAAGTGCTGGTGACCAGGCCAGTGGAGCACTCTGGGCAGGAGCTCAGACGAGTGAGGGGACCTGGGTTGGAGACAAAGCCACTGCAGCTTCCTGGACTGGGGCTGAGAACCAGATCACTGCAGGTTCTTGGGTTGTCTCTGGAAACCAGGCCATTGCTGGGCCCTGGGCTGTGAGTCAGGTTAGTGATGGGTCGTGGCCTACAGTCCAGGCCAGTGGAGTATCCTGGGTTGTGGATCAGGCTACTGGGACCTGGACTGTGGCTGAGAACCAGACTGGTGCAGTGTCTTGGGCTGGAGCTGGCAATATAGTTAGTATTGGATACTGGACTGGGGCTGTAGACCAGACCAATGCAGTGTCCTGGACAGGGACTACTGATCAGGTTGGTGGTGAGGCTAAGCCGAGGTTTGAAGATCAGGCCAGTGAAAAGGGGTCTTGGACTGTAGTTCAGACTAGTGGAGAGTCCAGGTTGGGATCTGAGGATCAGTCGAGTGGAAGGTCTTGGACTGAGGCTGTAGACCAAAGCAGTGCAGCATCCAGGCTTGGGAACTGTAGATCCAGCTGCTGGTACATCCTGGGTTGGAACTGGGGAGCAGGCTGTTGGAGGATCTACATCAGGGTCTGCAGAGCAGTCTGGTAGTGGCTCATGGGCTGGCACTAGGAATCTGGCTGGGGAAAGATCTTGGACTGGGACTGGTGATCAGCCAGATGGTGCAACCAAACCTGGTTTTGAGAATCAGACTAGTGATGAAGGGTCTTGGACTGGCACTATTGGCCAGCCTAGTGGAGGTTCCAAGTCAGTGTCTGAGGACCAGTCTGCTGCGAGATCCTGGACAGATTCTGGCGACCAACTCAGTGGAGGATTCTTGGTTGGGCCTTTGGACCAGGCTAGCTCAGAGTCTCAGCCTGtctctggagaaatggctgctaGTGGAGTAGATCAGTCTAGTGGAGGAGGATGCTGGACTGGATCTGGGGACCAGTCTGGCGGAGAATCTAGGCTGGGTCCCAGGGACCAATCGAATGGAGAGTCTTGGCCTGGCACTGGAGATCAGACCAGTGGATGGTACTGTACTTACAGTGGGACTCAGAATATTGGAGGTGGCTCTTGGGTTGGGCCCGGGACTCAGGATGTTGGAGGGTCAAAGCCAGTGCACATGAACCAGACTAGTGGTGGGGCCTGGCTTGGCACTGGGCCTCAGGTCAGTGCAGTGTCCTGGACTGGTGATCAAGTTGGTGGCTGTCCCAAACCTGGATTTGAGGATCAGAGCATTGGAGGAGGATTCTGGGCtggtgctggggaccagaccACTGGAGGATCCAGGCCAGCTGTGTCTGAGGATCAGTCTAGTGCAGGAGTTTCCTGGGGTGGCACTGGTGGTCATGTTATTGGAGGGTCCACTGATCAGTCCAGTGGTGGGTCCTGGCCTGGTATGGGGAATCAGGTCAGTGGAGGGTCTTGGATTGGGCCTGTGGATCAGACTAGTGGCTGTACTAAATCTGGATTTGAAGATCAGTCATGTGGAGGAGGCTCCTGGTCTGGCGCTGGGGACCAGACTAGTGGAGAATCCTGGCCTGGGTCTAGGGCTAGTAATGAAGCCAGTGGAGGATCTAGGCTAGACTCTCAAGACCAGGCCGGTGGAGGGTCCTGGGTTAGGTCTGAGGATCAGGCCAGTGGAAGATTCCTTGTCAGTGCTGAGGTGGAGGCTAATGAAGGATTTTGGTTTGGGCCCGGGAGTGAGGCCTTTATAGGGTCTTGGTGCTGGACAGAAGAGGCTACTATTTTGCCTGTAGCTGAGATGAAAGAGGAGGCCAGTACTGAATCCACGTCAGGGACTAGGGAAGAAACCATCATTAGTTCTGGTGTAGGGGATGAAAAGAAGACTAGTGCTGAATCCTGGGCCAGGTCTGAAGAGACAGCATTTCCAGGCACCTGTGCTGGCAGTGAGACCGACACTGTGGCTGGAGCTCAGGCTGAAGTTGAGCCTGCATCAAAGGCTAGACCTGAGGCTGCGGCTGAGGCTGAGATTGCGGTTGAGCCTGAGGCTGAGATTGTGGTTGAGCCTGAGGCTGAGATTGTGGTTGAGCCTGAGGCTGAGATTGCGGTTGAGCCTGAGGCTGAGATTGCGGTTGAGCCTGAGGCTGAGATTGCGGTTGAGGCCGAGATTGCGGTTGAGGCTGAGGTGCGAGGGACTagggctgaggctggggcagcAGTTGCAACTGATTCTGAAGCCGGAGCTGAGACAGGGGCTAGAGTTGAGGCAGGGGCTGCAGCTGAAGCTGGAATGGGGTTTTGGCCCTGGAATGGAGATGGCACCACTAAAGGGTCTAGGCTTGGAGcggaggctgaggctggacttgggggaggagcagaggctgaCACCGAGACTGAGAATAGCATGGGATTTTGGTTCTGGAATGGAGATGCAGCTACTAAAGAGTCTAAGCTTGGTACAGAGGCTAAAGCCGAGGCTGGAATTggaacagggacagggacagagccagagacagggacagggacagggacagggacagggacagggacagggacaggagtgGGTGTGGGGGCAGAGGCTGTGGCTGAGACTAGCATGGGATTTTGGTTCTGGGATGGAGATGGAGGCACTAAAGGGTCTAGCCTTGggactgaggctgaggctggagttGGGACAGGAGCTCAGGCTGGGGCAGAGGCTGTGGCTGAGGCCAGCATGGAATTTTGGTCCTGGGATGGGGATCAAGCTACTAAAGGGTCTAGGCTTGGGGTTGAGCCtgagcctggggctggagttgtggctgaggctggggctgagaCCAGtatggggttttggttttggaatcAAAACTCAACCACTAAAGGGTCTGGGCttggggctgaggctgggaaTGGCTTAGGGTCTTGGACTTTATCTACAAATGtaaatgatgatgaagatgaggaggaggatgaactAAGTAGAGAATCCAGCCCTGGTATTGAAGAGATCAGTCTAAGAACCCTATTCGGGGCCGAGAGAGAGGACAGTAATGACCTTAGATCTACAAATGAAAAAGACGTTAATTCTGAATCTGGGACTGGGGATAAGGCTGACGACACTAAAGGGCAGTTTGATGCTGCTAATGGAGTTGACATAAGGTCCTGGTTCTATACTGGTAATGAAAGCAGATGTGAAAATGAGTCTTCATCTCAGGTGAAAGCCAAAAAGACAACGGAATCAAGGGGTATATATCCATCCATGGTCCCTGGGGCAGGAATGGGTGTATGGGATGGAGCCATTGTTTGTTCGGAAAGCAAGTTATTACACAAAACCAGCTTTCCAGGGGAAGATGGCTTCAGAAGGCAAGTCAATCCTGGAGTCAAGGTGCACTCGTGCAACTGCCGCTGTAAACGTACGGTCAATCTGGATCCACACGATCTTGAAAAACTCATCTGCATGATCGAAATGACTGAAGATCCTTCTGTTCACGAAATAGCCACCAATGCTCTGTATAACAGTGCTGATTATCCTTATCCCCAGGAAATTGATCGGAATATAGGTGGAATTTCAGTTATCCAAAGCTTATTGAGCAATCCCTATCCCAATGTCCGGCAAAAGGCTTTAAATGCACTGAATAACCTCTCAGTTGCTGCTGAAAACCATAGAAAGGTTAAGACATATTTAAGTCAAGTATGTGAAGATACTGTCACTTATCCCTTGAATTCAAATGTGCAAGTGGCTGGACTCAGATTGATAAGGCACCTGACTATTACTAGTGAGTATCAGCATATGGTTACCAATTATATTTCAGAGTTTCTCCGTTTGTTGGCTCTGGGAAGCGGAGAAACTAAAGACCATGTTTTAGGAATGCTTGTGAATTTCTCTAAAAATCCATCCATGACAAGAGACCTGCTAATTGCCAACGCACCAACAGCACTGATCAACATTTTTAGCAAGAAAGAGACGAAAGAAAATATCCTTAATgctcttttactttttgaaaatataaaccatcattttaagaaaagagggaaaacatATCCCCAAGACCGCTTCAGTAAAACCTCCCTTTATTTCCTGTTTCAACGACCTAAAGCCTGTGCCAAGAAACTTAGAGCCTTAGCAGCAGATTGTAGTGACCCAGAGGTGAAAGAAAAAGTTGAGGTATTGATAAATAAACTCTGACTGTCTATCCGTTTCCCCAAAAGTTTgagtaatgttttgtttttgcctcctGGACATGATGCACACTGTACCTTGCATTAGAACTTTGAAACTGATGTTGCCTACGAGGATCTAGAGCTGGACAGTTTGATGAACACCAAATGAGTTCCCGCCTGTGCTGAAAATACATGTGTCAATTTTTATCTTGTCTGGATTGAGATATTTTTAGTATGCTTCATGAGCAAAAGCCAACCGATTCTTCATAAGTAAGGTAATCTTTGGTCCTTTGTGTGGACTTATGTTTATACATTTGAGACTTTATTTTTGTGTCATCAATAAACTTGTGTGTTTTAAGAAGTGGAAGAAGAGATGTTGTGTTCATTCTTGGCTTTATGATCTGTTCACAAAGATAAGATATATGGCAATCAAATCAGGAGTCACAGACTGCTGGGCTGTTGGTCACACACAGCTGCTTCCTATTAGTGCTTAGAGACAGCAAAAACTGCTGCACAATGTGTCAGTACCCAGGGGCTGCTTTATGGAAAAGGAAGTCTTTTCAAGCAAACCGTTGGGAAAGGTCAAAAAGGCCAtttgaggaagaaagacaaggaagtGGGAATCCAGTTCTGGCTAGCCTTGGGTAGAATGTTTGAGCAGGGCCGtgagaggaaataaaagagaggaaATTCGCCTGGCTTCTGTCTACAGAGCACCTCTGATTGCTAATCTAGAGTGTTTGAATCTTATATCTATCCCTTAGAAACATCAAGGACTTCCACGACCAGAGGCTGGAAGGAAAGTAAAATGATTGGTTTGTGTTCAGCATGTGTCCAAAGTTGGAGTGAGGACAAGAATGGTGACTAGAGATAGGCAAACAAGCTAGGCAGCTACCACCATAGCCAAGGCATGAGATGATAAACGTCTGAAATGTCATTCATTCCTGTGGGATTGTAAGGATAGCAAATAAGTGAGCTATCTCTCCTTTgtgactcactatgtagtcaaggctggccttgaattcctgtcaATCCTCTaacctcagctttccaagtatTGGAAGGGTAGGCCTGAGTCACTGTGCCTTGGGTCAGAAGGCCTTGTAATGAGTAGGTGCTCCAACCTATTCTggggacaaagaaaaagaatcagttttcttttagGGTTGTGGAGTCCATGGGAACGTGTCCTCTTTCATAGCCACCTCTGGTGTCTATAGaagtatgtaataaaataattttgacttAATAAGAAACTAtagttgaaagaaaataaaagttagtaTTTGCATCAGGATTTCTTTAGTAAGATTGGTTGGAGTGGGTTTTCACAGAACCATCAAGAATGATGTTGAGACACACAGGGATCCAAATTTCTTCCACTTCACAGTGTTGgcaggggctgtgtgtgtgtgtgtgtgtgtgtgtgtgtgtgtgtgtgtgtgtgtgtgtgtgtgagcattcagACTGTGGCAGCATAGAAGGTATGTTCCTGAGCATTGCAGTCCTTATCTACAGACTTCGTTTCTCTGTATTCAAAAAGAAACTAGGAAAAGGAAAttagtaaaggaaaaaataaaatgttttagcaGTTCGGCCTAGTTTGTGGGTGGAGAGTACATGTGGGATTCTTACAGTTTATCCAAAGCTTTATAGCAATACAAATACAAATTCATAGCAATACAGGTtccaggaaggggctggagagatggctgagcagtaaagagcaatggctgctcttccagaggtcctgagttcaattcccagcatctacatggcagcttacaactgtctaattccagttctaggggatttggcattctcacacagacatatatgcaagcaacaCACTGatgctcataaaaataaatgtgtgtgtttatgtatgtgtgactgtgtgtgtgtgtaggtgtgtgagtgtgtgtatgagtgtgtatgtgtgagtgtgtgtatgtgtgtgtgagtgtatgtgtgtatgagtatgtgtgtgtgagtgtgtgtgagaatgtgtgtgtgtgtgtgtgtgtgtgtgtgtgtgtgtgtgagtgtgtgtgagtgtgtgtgtgtgtgtgtgtgtatgtgtgtgtgagtgtgtgtgtgtgtgtgtgtgtgtatgtgtgtgtgtgtgtgtagtgtggtgtgtgatgtgtgtgtgtgtgtgtgtgtgtgtgtgtgtgtggtgtgtgtgtgtgtgtgtgtgtgtgtgtgtgtgtgtgtgtgttggtgaagGAGCTTGCCATGtaggagtgagttctctcctttcaccacgtgggctctgggtattgaactcaggttgtcaggcttggcagcaactgcctttaccctctgagctgtctctctagcctgaGTATGTTCCTCAGTCCAATAATTCTTCTTGTAGAAATCTGTTTTGGGGAACAAATTAAACAATCAGCTTGCAACAAGTTATTCATCTTCAAACTCTTCTGAAGAGTTAAAAAGTATTCGGTTATTTAAAATAGACATCTACCTTTATGACAGAATTCAGCATACAATCCTCAGTAGGACGATAGACTATAGAAGCATATATGctttctgtgaaaaaaaatgtgcatttaaATGATCCCCAATGGAGTAAGGAGATTGATGTAGTGATGTGCTTGCTGTGCAATCATGGGGGATTGTGTTTGGATCTACAGTACTCATGTAAAAAGCTAAACTAGTAGCGCTTGCCTGCAATCCCTGTACTGTTGACTCAGGCACAGGAtgatcctgctgctgctgccttgcTGCTCAGCCAATCTAGacaattggtgagctccaggttcagtgagtgacAGTGCCTGAAAGCCACCAGCACTACAACCACCACAACAATCAAGGTGGAAGGCCAATGAGATAGTTCAGCCTTacaaacacttgctgctcttgcaaaggaccctaGAGcatttctcagcacccatgtagggCAGCTGACAACCATTTaaaactccagcttcaagggatctgacaccctcttccagcacccatgcacacacacatacctatggtATACATTCAGATTCACACTTAAacatcaattaaaaaattaaattcatctTTAACAGCTCCTCCACCCACAATTAGGAGAACCAGTAGAGGAAATCACCtgaattgacctctgacctccacaagcacgtGCATCTCctatgtgggcacacacacgtataaacacatacacatcaaacaACATTGTCCTCTAAAAATGAACTTGCATATACTACGAGAACATTGACTATTTTTATAGGTGTTGGTTAGACTGAtcagaggttttattttttcttatgattaaaaaagatttacttattctttattttttgacacaaagtctcaccatgtagccctggctgtttggaactcaccctgtagaccaggctggctatgAACTCACTggaatccacttgcctctgtctcttgggtgctggcattaaagacatCTGCCGCTGCAGCTTCCTTTAcctttctgtgtatgagtgtttacctGCATGGGTGTATGTGCAACATGTGTATGCCTATGCCTAATGCTCATAGAAGCTGGAAAGTGGTCTTGAATCCTCTGGTATTTGGTatacggatggttgtgaaccaccacggaggtgctgggaatcaaagtccTCTCAAGAGCCCTATGATTTTAAAAGCATCTGtgttttataacttttatataataaatagaagATCCCTGTATAGTTTAACCCaagataaaagaatatattttagatGGGTAGAACTGTCAGTTGCAATTGAAAACCCAAGAGCAAAATTCTAAAGATTCACATATTAAGTCTAAATATTTGGAAGGTATAACTTAAGGATTTAAATGCATGTCTAAATTAACCTGTTagtgtttaaattttattctctgaAACTGTTCTATAAAATCAAAGTATTATTGATCTATATTCAGTGGCACAGACTTATTATCCTAGCTAATCAGAGGACTGAATCAGAAAGGTTGGACAAAATAATGAGgcatcataaaaacaaaaacaaaacaaaacaattcttaaGGCTAGTGTTTGAGGACCACCTTGTAAAGaaatggtggcccacacctttaatcctagcatttagaaggcagaagcagagacaaggaaggattttcttaagtttgagaccagctggTTTACATAATGAGTGCCAGGATAGCCACAGCTATGtacagagacactgtctcaaaaaaataaaagtatctcaTTGTAGTGGATTCAC
It encodes the following:
- the Armcx4 gene encoding LOW QUALITY PROTEIN: armadillo repeat-containing X-linked protein 4 (The sequence of the model RefSeq protein was modified relative to this genomic sequence to represent the inferred CDS: inserted 1 base in 1 codon; deleted 3 bases in 3 codons): MTRGPHVTRSCRATQPWVQSSLSSGQLPRCPARGAGIGPGASRAGLLMFEVGLFTPERGGDCFGTVEVALYTLSVPFSRGDYGRVQDVGWATAGLVIWAGTCYCIYRLTKGRTQSVSGLARNGSRIETETMVGEQNQTLATSEAMAGREAETRIKTEPESGEGGEPVAEVDFKVPVLVRPSDNCQAKTMLEEEIETQSETSSLVETVVMAEAVTLTESTSQAKEVTMKEAVTQTDAEAEAVGKKEAVTQTKAKAWAMAGRAEVKKEAMTQTKAEAHTLDEKETEINRVTVTQSEVLAVTKEVVKIGSMNETGIVAEATMRSLDETVAVPRTQAEARLDATVATKENPNDLSVVVAGVAMKSYAQSQAVTIVKSDDMAGAKTDSQEDLRNMPKAGSGVDMKASGQPHTAANILTEAVPGAKNDAWDNANDICEAETDIRTCIIQPETVAKTEAEATSGAMMDGGEAASVKAMTDADVTHTQPQTVTSDQTEAMPDAKVKGRGNASALAKAGAKANTKTNLQTDALSDPGDKNRSDNNVMAKAETGIDMVSPTQTEPVANVQGDDLPDGKIKAKDNANTTSKEGAQATAQSQGEALPNTKGKARGKAKAKCKAAAATDTKTCAQPQAGTKAEALSDSKVDSKSDSNAVSKAGAKADQKACGQPQPVVNCQNEVLPGTKNKVKGNPNPMPKTEAGTAPTSSAQTNVVSNSQGETTPGAKNKAKGNRNSVPKAGAGPDTXGSAQSQTVASSHSEALPGAKNKVKSNPNVPKAEAGVGACPQSVAASQGIALTGTKTKVKGNSNAVSKQDTGAGTMGSVHAKAVANSQGETLPGSKNKVKGNSNAVPKAEAGAGTTDCIQPQAEASLGARNKARGNSSSVPKAESGASTILALASSQAEALLGARNKVRGSSNATPKAEAGVGSRGSAQSQAVVSSQNETLLGARNKIRSNAGTKSGARTGTRSSAQPQAVVSSQNEALLGARDKGLSSSQVEATADNRIYAKPMVAAVPTSEMVTVAGTQPNIHDYYWNGIGVEDWIAAERWIKFRFQTIDGDWENSVSWTEDDSGASIGPWSGANDKAGIVSSWAVACDDTSIKSWTGARTENEVALGSWVSAGDQASGALWAGAQTSEGTWVGDKATAASWTGAENQITAGSWVVSGNQAIAGPWAVSQVSDGSWPTVQASGVSWVVDQATGTWTVAENQTGAVSWAGAGNIVSIGYWTGAVDQTNAVSWTGTTDQVGGEAKPRFEDQASEKGSWTVVQTSGESRLGSEDQSSGRSWTEAVDQSSAASRLGTVDPAAGTSWVGTGEQAVGGSTSGSAEQSGSGSWAGTRNLAGERSWTGTGDQPDGATKPGFENQTSDEGSWTGTIGQPSGGSKSVSEDQSAARSWTDSGDQLSGGFLVGPLDQASSESQPVSGEMAASGVDQSSGGGCWTGSGDQSGGESRLGPRDQSNGESWPGTGDQTSGWYCTYSGTQNIGGGSWVGPGTQDVGGSKPVHMNQTSGGAWLGTGPQVSAVSWTGDQVGGCPKPGFEDQSIGGGFWAGAGDQTTGGSRPAVSEDQSSAGVSWGGTGGHVIGGSTDQSSGGSWPGMGNQVSGGSWIGPVDQTSGCTKSGFEDQSCGGGSWSGAGDQTSGESWPGSRASNEASGGSRLDSQDQAGGGSWVRSEDQASGRFLVSAEVEANEGFWFGPGSEAFIGSWCWTEEATILPVAEMKEEASTESTSGTREETIISSGVGDEKKTSAESWARSEETAFPGTCAGSETDTVAGAQAEVEPASKARPEAAAEPEAEIAVEAEIAVEAEVRGTRAEAGAAVATDSEAGAETGARVEAGAAAEAGMGFWPWNGDGTTKGSRLGAEAEAGLGGGAEADTETENSMGFWFWNGDAATKESKLGTEAKAEAGIGTGTGTEPETGTGTGTGTGTGTGTGVGVGAEAVAETSMGFWFWDGDGGTKGSSLGTEAEAGVGTGAQAGAEAVAEASMEFWSWDGDQATKGSRLGVEPEPGAGVVAEAGAETSMGFWFWNQNSTTKGSGLGAEAGNGLGSWTLSTNVNDDEDEEEDELSRESSPGIEEISLRTLFGAEREDSNDLRSTNEKDVNSESGTGDKADDTKGQFDAANGVDIRSWFYTGNESRCENESSSQVKAKKTTESRGIYPSMVPGAGMGVWDGAIVCSESKLLHKTSFPGEDGFRRQVNPGVKVHSCNCRCKRTVNLDPHDLEKLICMIEMTEDPSVHEIATNALYNSADYPYPQEIDRNIGGISVIQSLLSNPYPNVRQKALNALNNLSVAAENHRKVKTYLSQVCEDTVTYPLNSNVQVAGLRLIRHLTITSEYQHMVTNYISEFLRLLALGSGETKDHVLGMLVNFSKNPSMTRDLLIANAPTALINIFSKKETKENILNALLLFENINHHFKKRGKTYPQDRFSKTSLYFLFQRPKACAKKLRALAADCSDPEVKEKVEVLINKL